One window of the Amycolatopsis mediterranei genome contains the following:
- a CDS encoding diguanylate cyclase domain-containing protein yields the protein MTAPHPRGDAPRKKPSADRAARRLGALARKWGYLISTTAYLPHTPEEIERELTGLAGRLFEAVASDPPDLQAAASAGGRLVELRCVGADSLRRSLEVLGKALLREPELSGLDRLAERVVAVLGALSSGYGEMLREDIQKRQEGLSRALLKVEQETRQKHVITRAQFEEVFAGSASGVALTELDGRVLRANAALAKTLNRTPAEIAAMTLFDLVHPEDVEQLRESYRELVAGRLHRLRAGRRLVGRDGEPMWATFAAAVIRDALGTPRQLLTIVDDDTEVSLLQRRLSHQALHDVLTGLPNRQFFSTRLETLLRDADPAHGVTLFHLDLDGFSQINGGLGRELGDRVLRGVAAKLKIVFEAEKALVARLDGDEFGVLVQNTADTPGVVTLVRRITHEFAEAEYVDGQHGVAVSAAIGVVHRPPRDSTPAELLQASDLTLRRAQRTGNQWGLFDREWDRRDRHDFGLAASMAGAWENGEVEARYRVLVSATSGSVEGVEARLRWNHPAEGVLPHETCVRLAAETGLALPLGTWLLRTAAERLAASGIGVPLVVELTAQQAADPELVGEIHRVLGDTGLAPDRLRPGFPAAETGDAADNFKVLGEIGVRAEIHGLGDVSCLTEFPARAVRIAANLAAKREHPLVAAPLSALIDAAHAAGASVSVAGIGTADEAAWWRDRGVDLLSGPAFPEPPGGLPAC from the coding sequence GTGACTGCGCCCCATCCCCGCGGCGACGCCCCGCGGAAGAAGCCGTCCGCCGATCGCGCGGCGAGACGGCTCGGTGCGCTCGCGCGCAAATGGGGCTACCTGATCAGCACGACCGCCTACCTGCCGCACACGCCCGAGGAGATCGAGCGCGAGCTGACCGGCCTGGCCGGGCGGCTGTTCGAAGCGGTGGCGAGCGATCCGCCGGACCTGCAGGCGGCCGCGTCCGCGGGCGGCCGGCTCGTCGAGCTGCGGTGCGTCGGCGCCGACAGCCTGCGCCGCAGCCTGGAGGTGCTGGGCAAGGCGCTGCTGCGCGAACCGGAACTGAGCGGGCTCGACCGGCTGGCCGAGCGGGTGGTGGCCGTGCTCGGCGCCTTGAGCTCCGGCTACGGCGAGATGCTGCGCGAGGACATCCAGAAGCGCCAGGAGGGCCTGAGCCGCGCGCTGCTGAAGGTCGAGCAGGAGACGCGGCAGAAGCACGTCATCACCCGCGCGCAGTTCGAGGAGGTGTTCGCCGGCTCGGCCAGCGGCGTCGCGCTCACCGAGCTCGACGGCCGGGTGCTGCGGGCCAACGCGGCGCTGGCCAAGACACTCAACCGCACGCCGGCGGAGATCGCCGCGATGACGTTGTTCGACCTGGTCCACCCCGAGGACGTCGAACAGCTGCGGGAGAGCTACCGCGAGCTGGTGGCGGGCCGGCTGCACCGGCTGCGCGCCGGTCGCCGCCTGGTCGGCCGGGACGGCGAGCCGATGTGGGCGACGTTCGCCGCGGCGGTGATCCGGGACGCGCTCGGCACGCCCCGGCAGCTGCTCACGATCGTCGACGACGACACCGAGGTGTCGCTGCTGCAGCGGCGGCTGAGTCACCAGGCCCTGCACGACGTCCTCACCGGGCTGCCGAACCGGCAGTTCTTCAGCACCCGCCTGGAGACCCTGCTGCGCGACGCGGATCCAGCGCACGGGGTCACGCTGTTCCACCTCGACCTCGACGGCTTCTCGCAGATCAACGGCGGTCTCGGCCGGGAGCTCGGCGACCGGGTGCTGCGTGGGGTCGCGGCCAAGCTGAAGATCGTCTTCGAGGCGGAAAAGGCGCTCGTGGCCCGGCTCGACGGCGACGAATTCGGCGTGCTGGTGCAGAACACGGCCGACACCCCGGGCGTGGTGACGCTCGTCCGCCGGATCACCCACGAGTTCGCCGAGGCGGAGTACGTCGACGGGCAGCACGGGGTCGCGGTGTCGGCCGCCATCGGTGTCGTCCACCGCCCGCCGCGCGACAGCACGCCCGCGGAGCTGCTTCAGGCCTCGGACCTGACCCTGCGGCGCGCCCAGCGGACGGGCAACCAGTGGGGCCTGTTCGACCGCGAATGGGACCGGCGCGACCGGCACGACTTCGGCCTGGCCGCGTCGATGGCGGGCGCCTGGGAGAACGGCGAGGTCGAAGCCCGCTACCGCGTGCTGGTGTCGGCGACGAGCGGTTCGGTCGAGGGCGTCGAGGCGCGGCTGCGCTGGAACCACCCGGCCGAAGGCGTGCTGCCGCACGAGACGTGCGTGCGACTGGCCGCGGAGACCGGGCTGGCGCTGCCGCTGGGCACCTGGCTGCTGCGCACGGCGGCCGAGCGGCTGGCGGCGTCCGGGATCGGCGTGCCGCTGGTCGTCGAGCTGACGGCGCAGCAGGCGGCGGATCCGGAGCTGGTCGGTGAAATCCACCGCGTCCTGGGCGACACCGGCCTGGCCCCGGACCGGCTGCGTCCCGGCTTCCCGGCCGCGGAGACCGGGGACGCGGCGGACAACTTCAAGGTGCTGGGCGAAATCGGTGTCCGGGCGGAGATCCACGGCCTCGGCGACGTCTCGTGCCTGACGGAGTTCCCGGCGCGCGCGGTCCGGATCGCGGCGAACCTGGCCGCCAAGCGGGAACACCCGCTGGTGGCCGCGCCGCTGTCGGCGCTGATCGACGCGGCGCACGCGGCCGGGGCGTCGGTGTCGGTCGCCGGGATCGGCACCGCGGACGAAGCCGCGTGGTGGCGGGACCGCGGCGTGGACCTGCTGTCGGGCCCGGCGTTCCCCGAGCCGCCGGGCGGCTTGCCCGCTTGCTGA
- a CDS encoding SAM-dependent methyltransferase, with protein sequence MTGEVSWVPPEIDTTVPNPARVYDFWLDGDHNFAADRALGEQILQIMPGIRDAARLNRAFLRRAARYMVAAGVRQFLDVGSGIPTVGNLHEIVQQADPACRVVYVDREPVAVAHSELLLQGNDNCAVLQADLRDVNDIFDAEPARRLLDPGQPTGVFMLLLLHFVPDSWDPEGILARYRERLAPGSFLAVTHVAADSGSKGLDEAIEVYTSRQNQQNQPFPRTHDQVLRFFEGFDLVEPGLVGCAMWNPEGVGDMSDDPSVNSLPYAGVGRKP encoded by the coding sequence GTGACCGGAGAAGTGAGCTGGGTACCACCGGAGATCGACACCACGGTGCCGAACCCGGCCCGGGTGTACGACTTCTGGCTCGACGGGGACCACAACTTCGCCGCCGACCGCGCGCTCGGGGAGCAGATCCTGCAGATCATGCCCGGCATCCGCGACGCCGCCCGGCTCAACCGCGCGTTCCTCCGCCGCGCCGCGCGGTACATGGTGGCCGCCGGGGTCCGGCAGTTCCTCGACGTCGGCTCCGGCATCCCGACCGTCGGGAACCTGCACGAGATCGTCCAGCAGGCCGACCCGGCGTGCCGCGTGGTGTACGTCGACCGCGAGCCGGTCGCCGTCGCCCACAGCGAGCTCCTGCTGCAGGGCAACGACAATTGCGCGGTGCTCCAGGCCGACCTGCGCGACGTCAACGACATCTTCGACGCGGAGCCGGCCCGGCGGCTGCTCGATCCCGGGCAGCCGACCGGGGTCTTCATGTTGCTGCTGCTGCACTTCGTGCCCGACTCGTGGGATCCCGAAGGCATCCTGGCCCGCTACCGCGAACGGCTCGCGCCGGGCAGCTTCCTCGCCGTCACGCACGTCGCGGCGGACTCCGGATCGAAGGGCCTCGACGAGGCGATCGAGGTGTACACGAGCAGGCAGAACCAGCAGAACCAGCCGTTCCCACGCACGCACGACCAGGTGCTCCGGTTCTTCGAGGGCTTCGACCTCGTCGAACCGGGCCTGGTCGGCTGCGCGATGTGGAACCCCGAGGGCGTCGGCGACATGTCCGACGACCCGTCGGTCAACTCCCTCCCGTACGCCGGCGTGGGCCGGAAGCCCTAG
- a CDS encoding cytochrome P450, which yields MPNPRPVPGRVPVLGHTVPLLRDPLKFFTSLPAHGEVVKIQLGPLPVHVVTTPELAWQVLATDADKFDKGLVFDKMRPLFGDGLATSNGELNRRQRRLVMPAFGRTRIAGYAEHTMTKLAGELVEAWRPGEVVEFDRRMQDLVLTIAGQTLFSTALGDEALAEIRHSIPVMLKYVLIRAFSPKFVEKLPIPPNRRFDAAAARLREVIGETVVAAREDGADHGDLLSMLLLARDEETGEGMSDRQVHDEVITILTTGAETTAVALAWFFHELGQHPDVERRFHAEVDEVLDGRAARFEDLPDLVYTHRIVNEILRRTPPLILMRRAREDVELGGVALPAGSEVAVSQHTLHRDPRWFPDPDRFDPDRWAPGRTAELPKGAYIPFGAGARLCPGHVFAPTEIGIVAATIGARWRLVPVPGRKVYAQIKATMQPNRLPMTVVPRRT from the coding sequence ATGCCGAACCCGCGTCCCGTGCCCGGCCGGGTGCCCGTGCTCGGGCACACGGTGCCCCTGCTGCGCGACCCGCTCAAGTTCTTCACTTCCCTGCCCGCGCACGGAGAAGTCGTCAAGATCCAGCTCGGCCCGCTGCCGGTGCACGTGGTCACCACCCCGGAGCTGGCCTGGCAAGTGCTGGCCACCGACGCCGACAAGTTCGACAAGGGCCTGGTCTTCGACAAGATGCGCCCGCTCTTCGGCGACGGCCTGGCCACCTCGAACGGCGAGCTCAACCGCCGTCAGCGCCGGCTCGTGATGCCCGCCTTCGGCCGCACGCGGATCGCCGGCTACGCCGAACACACCATGACGAAGCTGGCCGGCGAGCTGGTGGAGGCGTGGCGGCCCGGCGAAGTCGTCGAGTTCGACCGCCGGATGCAGGATCTCGTGCTGACCATCGCCGGGCAGACGCTGTTCTCCACCGCCCTCGGTGACGAGGCACTGGCGGAGATCCGGCACTCGATCCCGGTCATGCTCAAGTACGTGCTGATCCGGGCCTTCTCCCCGAAGTTCGTCGAGAAGCTGCCGATCCCGCCGAACCGGCGGTTCGACGCCGCGGCCGCGCGCCTGCGCGAGGTGATCGGCGAGACCGTCGTCGCGGCCCGTGAAGACGGCGCCGACCACGGCGACCTGCTTTCGATGCTGCTGCTGGCCCGCGACGAGGAGACCGGCGAGGGCATGTCCGACCGCCAGGTGCACGACGAGGTCATCACGATCCTGACCACCGGCGCCGAGACGACCGCCGTCGCGCTGGCCTGGTTCTTCCACGAGCTGGGGCAGCACCCGGACGTCGAACGCCGGTTCCACGCCGAAGTCGACGAAGTCCTCGACGGCCGCGCGGCGCGCTTCGAGGATCTGCCGGATCTCGTTTACACGCACCGGATCGTCAACGAGATCCTCCGCCGCACCCCGCCGCTGATCCTCATGCGCCGCGCGCGGGAGGACGTCGAACTCGGCGGGGTGGCGCTCCCGGCGGGCAGCGAAGTCGCCGTCAGCCAGCACACCCTGCACCGCGATCCGCGCTGGTTCCCCGACCCGGACCGGTTCGACCCGGACCGCTGGGCGCCCGGCCGCACCGCGGAACTGCCGAAGGGGGCCTACATCCCGTTCGGCGCGGGCGCGCGGCTGTGCCCGGGACACGTGTTCGCGCCGACGGAGATCGGCATCGTGGCCGCGACCATCGGCGCGCGGTGGCGCCTGGTCCCGGTGCCGGGCCGGAAGGTGTACGCGCAGATCAAGGCCACGATGCAGCCGAACCGGCTGCCGATGACCGTGGTGCCCCGCCGGACCTGA
- a CDS encoding ABC transporter substrate-binding protein, with protein MSVARRALVLTASAALLTACSPSPAPSASNGAGAPAATSITELDYYADEQGSAAWQKILDTCATQTGIKIERQKVPTAQMLPKVLQGASSKTLPNLLFTDNPTLQQVAATGALTPLTDYGITTDGYYPGIAKAGTYQDKLYGVAPGVNGLALIYNKDLLQAAGVEPPKTWDELKTAAAKLTKDGKYGLSFSAISSEEGTWQFLPFFWSNGAELSQLDSPQATQALQYVTDLVNSGSASKSVVTWSQNDVADQFVSGNTAMMINGSWNIARLDEQKSLHYGVVPIPVPQAGGKPVVALGGEVGAVPVTGGPAQQAAGKVLTCILSEPTMLEWSKAHAYIPSKSAVAQKFGTEQPAMQAFVDEVGTARSRTAELGEKYPKVSQALADALQAALTGKTPADQALKAAQQASGS; from the coding sequence ATGTCCGTAGCCCGTCGCGCCCTCGTGCTGACCGCGAGCGCCGCGTTGCTGACCGCCTGCAGCCCCAGCCCGGCCCCGTCCGCGTCGAACGGCGCCGGCGCTCCGGCCGCCACGTCGATCACCGAACTCGACTACTACGCCGACGAGCAGGGGTCCGCCGCCTGGCAGAAGATCCTCGACACCTGCGCCACGCAGACCGGGATCAAGATCGAGCGCCAGAAGGTGCCGACCGCCCAGATGCTGCCGAAGGTCCTGCAGGGCGCCAGCTCGAAGACGCTGCCCAACCTGCTCTTCACCGACAACCCGACGCTGCAGCAGGTCGCCGCCACCGGCGCGCTGACCCCGCTGACCGACTACGGCATCACCACCGACGGCTACTACCCGGGCATCGCCAAGGCCGGCACCTACCAGGACAAGCTGTACGGCGTCGCCCCTGGTGTCAACGGCCTCGCGCTGATCTACAACAAGGACCTCCTGCAGGCCGCGGGCGTCGAGCCGCCGAAGACGTGGGACGAGCTGAAAACCGCCGCGGCGAAGCTGACCAAGGACGGCAAGTACGGCCTCTCCTTCTCGGCCATCTCCTCGGAAGAGGGCACCTGGCAGTTCCTGCCGTTCTTCTGGAGCAACGGCGCCGAACTGTCGCAATTGGACTCGCCGCAGGCGACGCAGGCGCTGCAGTACGTCACCGACCTGGTGAACTCCGGCTCGGCGTCGAAGTCCGTGGTGACCTGGAGCCAGAACGACGTCGCCGACCAGTTCGTCAGCGGCAACACGGCGATGATGATCAACGGGTCGTGGAACATCGCCCGGCTCGACGAGCAGAAGTCGCTGCACTACGGCGTGGTGCCGATCCCGGTGCCGCAGGCCGGTGGCAAGCCGGTGGTCGCCCTCGGCGGTGAAGTCGGCGCCGTGCCGGTGACCGGCGGGCCCGCCCAGCAGGCCGCCGGCAAGGTGCTCACCTGCATCCTCTCCGAGCCGACGATGCTCGAGTGGAGCAAGGCGCACGCCTACATCCCGTCGAAGAGCGCCGTCGCCCAGAAGTTCGGCACCGAGCAGCCGGCGATGCAGGCGTTCGTCGACGAGGTCGGTACGGCCCGCTCCCGCACCGCCGAACTCGGCGAGAAGTACCCGAAGGTCTCGCAGGCGCTGGCCGACGCGCTCCAGGCGGCGCTGACCGGGAAGACGCCGGCCGACCAGGCGCTCAAGGCCGCCCAGCAGGCGAGCGGCTCGTGA
- a CDS encoding LacI family DNA-binding transcriptional regulator, translated as MVTINDVANAAGVAPSTVSYVISGKRSISPKTRRLVEDSIRKLGYHPHAGARALASSKTNVLALVVPLRTDLNVAVVMEFVASAVTAARAHDHDLLLLTKDEGPAALQRVASSAIADALMVMDIETADPRVPMLLALDLPVVLIGVPDHPAGLSCVDLDFTAAASACVAHLAELGHRSIALIGPSPAVYRRGTSYATRFLRGFDEATKSRDLRAASHACAHSYEAVSACVDELLAADPGLTGLVVHNEAVLPGLLSDLRHRGLRVPEDISVIAVCPDSMAEQHAVALTNVAIPAEEVGTQAVEMTMRRLAGHTTPEVRLLGPRLTRRESTASPRA; from the coding sequence GTGGTCACGATCAACGACGTCGCCAACGCGGCCGGGGTCGCCCCCAGCACGGTGTCGTACGTGATCAGCGGCAAACGCTCGATTTCGCCGAAGACCCGGCGGCTGGTCGAGGACAGCATCCGCAAGCTCGGCTACCACCCGCACGCCGGGGCGCGGGCGCTGGCCAGCAGCAAGACCAACGTGCTCGCGCTGGTCGTGCCGCTGCGCACGGACCTCAACGTCGCCGTCGTGATGGAGTTCGTCGCCTCGGCGGTCACCGCGGCCCGCGCGCACGACCACGACCTGCTGCTGCTCACCAAGGACGAGGGACCCGCCGCGCTGCAGCGGGTGGCGTCCTCGGCCATCGCCGACGCCCTGATGGTGATGGACATCGAAACCGCCGACCCGCGGGTGCCGATGCTCCTGGCCCTCGACCTGCCGGTGGTGCTCATCGGCGTGCCCGACCACCCGGCCGGGCTGAGCTGCGTCGACCTCGACTTCACCGCGGCGGCCTCGGCCTGCGTCGCGCACCTCGCCGAGCTCGGCCACCGCTCGATCGCGCTGATCGGCCCGTCCCCGGCCGTCTACCGGCGCGGCACGAGTTACGCGACGCGGTTCCTGCGCGGCTTCGACGAAGCCACGAAGAGCCGTGACCTGCGGGCGGCTTCCCACGCGTGCGCGCACTCCTACGAAGCGGTGAGCGCCTGCGTCGACGAGCTGCTCGCCGCCGATCCCGGCCTGACCGGCCTGGTCGTGCACAACGAGGCCGTGCTGCCCGGGCTGCTGTCGGACCTGCGCCACCGCGGCCTGCGGGTGCCCGAGGACATCTCGGTCATCGCCGTGTGCCCGGACAGCATGGCCGAGCAGCACGCGGTCGCGCTGACCAACGTGGCCATCCCGGCCGAAGAGGTCGGCACCCAGGCCGTCGAAATGACCATGCGCCGGCTCGCCGGCCACACCACCCCGGAGGTCCGGCTGCTCGGGCCCCGGCTGACCCGGCGCGAGAGCACCGCCTCGCCGCGCGCCTAG
- a CDS encoding alpha/beta hydrolase, translating into MRRPLKLTSALFACGVLFALLTAAVPAEAAAISCSDTDLPVTGPGLPPLVPGAPAVVHGRLCRPAGEAPDTVQLLVHGGTYNSAYWDLPYEPARYSYQRDMAAHGYATFAADQLGAGRSSRPLSLPLSVWAAAESMHEVIGHLRAGRAGGVPFAKVVIVGHSVGSGIVAVEASTYHDVDGVILTGITHLPALPVLALGAALGLQPALLDGQLGTLGSDPLYFTTKPGARAGLFYAAGDADPAVIAADEATKDQVSVPGMGTVALFGIVLPATWGITAPVFQVVGEKDVLFCGVLALRDCSDAAVLRAQEAPYYADPSKVSTYVLPGAGHSVALHENAGEYRSATRSWLQNRLGIAPQGYHSIGRN; encoded by the coding sequence TTGAGACGGCCGCTCAAGCTGACGTCGGCGTTGTTCGCCTGCGGTGTCCTGTTCGCTTTGCTGACCGCGGCGGTGCCCGCGGAAGCCGCCGCGATCTCCTGCAGCGACACGGATCTGCCGGTCACCGGACCCGGTCTGCCCCCACTGGTGCCGGGCGCGCCCGCGGTCGTGCACGGCCGGCTGTGCCGGCCCGCCGGGGAGGCGCCGGACACCGTTCAGCTGCTCGTGCACGGCGGGACGTACAACAGCGCGTACTGGGACCTGCCCTACGAGCCGGCGCGCTACTCCTACCAGCGGGACATGGCCGCGCACGGTTACGCGACCTTCGCCGCCGACCAGCTCGGCGCCGGGCGCAGCAGCCGGCCGCTGAGCCTGCCGCTGTCGGTCTGGGCGGCGGCCGAGTCGATGCACGAGGTGATCGGCCACCTGCGCGCCGGCCGGGCCGGCGGGGTCCCGTTCGCGAAGGTGGTGATCGTCGGGCACTCGGTCGGGTCGGGGATCGTCGCCGTGGAAGCGTCGACCTACCACGACGTCGACGGGGTGATCCTCACCGGCATCACGCACCTGCCCGCGCTGCCCGTGCTCGCCCTCGGCGCGGCGCTCGGCCTGCAGCCCGCGTTGCTCGACGGGCAGCTCGGTACCCTCGGCAGCGACCCGCTGTACTTCACGACGAAGCCGGGAGCGCGGGCCGGGCTGTTCTACGCCGCGGGCGACGCCGATCCCGCCGTGATCGCCGCCGACGAAGCGACGAAGGACCAGGTTTCGGTCCCCGGGATGGGCACGGTCGCGTTGTTCGGCATCGTGCTGCCCGCGACGTGGGGAATCACCGCACCGGTTTTCCAAGTGGTCGGTGAAAAAGACGTCCTTTTCTGCGGGGTGCTGGCGTTGCGTGACTGTTCCGACGCGGCGGTGCTGCGGGCGCAGGAAGCGCCCTATTACGCCGACCCGTCGAAGGTGTCGACGTACGTGCTGCCCGGCGCGGGCCATTCCGTGGCGCTGCACGAAAACGCGGGCGAATACCGCAGCGCCACCCGCTCCTGGCTGCAGAACCGCCTGGGGATCGCTCCACAGGGTTATCACTCGATCGGACGAAACTGA
- a CDS encoding glycoside hydrolase family 3 protein: MRHSLFRRVLVPAVAATLLLAPSPALAAAPPPFRDPSLPLATRIDDLLSRLTADEKISLLHQYEPAIPRLGIGVFKTGTEALHGVAWSTDYDNKGAVVKADGTVFPQAIGLASTWNPALVKQVGAAVGQEARGFNVRNPTLWGLNLWAPVVNLLRDPRWGRNEEGYSEDPYLTGEFATAYGRGMQGDDPRYLQAAPTLKHFLAYNNEVNRDTSNSSVPPKILHDYDEQAFKIPLQNGAANAVMPSYNLVNGRPNHVSPDLDGKLRKWAPQDIAVVSDAGAPSNLVNSEKYYATKAEGDAAAIKAGLDSFTDNDTDGSITVAAVKEALSKGLLTMADVENADRHLLSLRFRLGEFDPPGGNPYAKITPAVIGSPEHQALARKTADEQIVMLRNNGNALPLNAARNKKIAVVGPLSNTLYEDWYSGAMQYKVTPVQGIKERLGSAGTVASSEGVDRIALKDLSTGKYLTAPATTGKVTAGGTVAGTAESFDVYDWGAGKNTLRAAANGKFLSYSGGALVNDADQPAGWFVQQQLKLDAQPDGSYVLEYAGNEVNEPWFGPDKFAVVGADGVLTISAPDAAHATKFGRDVLTSGVGSAVAAAKDADTAVVVVGSMPFINGREANDRTRTELAPAQRALIEAVQKANPHTVVVVENSYPTTGWDTLSVPGILWTSHAGQETGHAVADVLFGDQDPSGRLTQTWYASDAGLPSILDYDIAKTGMTYQYYRGKPLFPFGYGLSYTSFRYDKVRTFEANGKVQVSVDVTNTGARTGSDVVQLYSKNSGVQRLRDFSKLTLAPKETRTVRFEVPVADLASWDVSRDRSVVAAGVYEFSVGRNASELSAPQPVYVPGERALPRDLSRPTQAQNFDDYSGTTLTDTSKVSGTSVAGVAGSWVVYRNVALNGPARFSASVSAPASSHVTIRLDSPTGRVLATVPVSSTGDRYAYANVSAALAKASGRHDVYLTFDGPVNLATFSLR; encoded by the coding sequence GTGCGCCACTCCCTCTTCCGCCGCGTCCTCGTCCCGGCGGTGGCCGCGACCCTGCTGCTGGCACCTTCGCCGGCGCTCGCGGCGGCCCCGCCCCCGTTCCGCGACCCGTCGCTGCCACTGGCGACGCGGATCGACGACCTGCTGTCCCGCCTCACGGCGGACGAGAAGATCTCCCTGCTGCACCAGTACGAGCCGGCCATCCCGCGGCTGGGCATCGGGGTCTTCAAGACCGGCACCGAAGCCCTGCACGGCGTCGCCTGGTCGACCGACTACGACAACAAGGGCGCGGTCGTCAAGGCCGACGGCACGGTCTTCCCGCAGGCCATCGGCCTGGCCAGCACCTGGAACCCGGCGCTGGTGAAGCAGGTGGGCGCGGCCGTCGGGCAGGAAGCGCGTGGCTTCAACGTCCGCAACCCGACGCTGTGGGGCCTCAACCTGTGGGCACCGGTGGTGAACCTGCTGCGCGACCCGCGGTGGGGCCGCAACGAAGAGGGCTACTCCGAAGACCCCTACCTGACCGGCGAGTTCGCGACCGCCTACGGCCGCGGCATGCAGGGTGACGACCCCCGGTACCTGCAGGCCGCGCCGACGCTGAAGCACTTCCTCGCCTACAACAACGAGGTCAACCGCGACACCAGCAACTCCTCGGTGCCGCCGAAGATCCTGCACGACTACGACGAGCAGGCGTTCAAGATCCCGCTGCAGAACGGCGCGGCCAACGCCGTCATGCCGTCGTACAACCTGGTCAACGGGCGCCCCAACCACGTGAGCCCGGACCTCGACGGCAAGCTGCGGAAGTGGGCGCCGCAGGACATCGCCGTCGTCAGCGACGCCGGCGCGCCGTCCAACCTGGTCAACTCGGAGAAGTACTACGCCACCAAGGCCGAAGGCGACGCGGCGGCGATCAAGGCGGGGCTCGACAGCTTCACCGACAACGACACCGACGGCTCGATCACCGTCGCCGCGGTCAAGGAGGCGCTGAGCAAGGGCCTGCTGACCATGGCCGACGTCGAAAACGCCGACCGCCACCTGCTTTCGCTGCGGTTCCGGCTCGGCGAGTTCGACCCGCCGGGAGGCAACCCGTACGCGAAGATCACCCCGGCCGTCATCGGCTCGCCCGAGCATCAGGCCCTGGCGCGCAAGACCGCCGACGAGCAGATCGTGATGCTGCGCAACAACGGCAACGCACTGCCGCTGAACGCCGCGCGGAACAAGAAGATCGCGGTCGTCGGCCCGCTTTCGAACACCCTGTACGAAGACTGGTACAGCGGCGCGATGCAGTACAAGGTCACACCGGTGCAGGGCATCAAGGAACGGCTCGGCTCGGCGGGCACGGTCGCGTCGTCCGAAGGCGTCGACCGGATCGCGCTGAAGGACCTTTCGACCGGCAAGTACCTGACGGCGCCCGCCACCACCGGGAAGGTGACCGCGGGCGGGACCGTCGCGGGCACCGCCGAGTCCTTCGACGTCTACGACTGGGGCGCGGGCAAGAACACGCTGCGCGCGGCCGCGAACGGCAAGTTCCTCAGCTACTCCGGCGGCGCGCTGGTGAACGACGCCGACCAGCCGGCCGGCTGGTTCGTGCAGCAGCAGCTGAAGCTGGACGCGCAGCCGGACGGCAGTTACGTGCTCGAGTACGCGGGCAACGAGGTGAACGAGCCGTGGTTCGGCCCGGACAAGTTCGCCGTCGTCGGCGCGGACGGCGTCCTGACGATCTCGGCCCCGGATGCCGCGCACGCGACGAAGTTCGGCCGGGACGTGCTGACCAGCGGGGTCGGCAGCGCGGTCGCCGCGGCCAAGGACGCGGACACCGCGGTGGTCGTGGTCGGCAGCATGCCGTTCATCAACGGCCGCGAAGCCAATGACCGCACCCGCACCGAGCTCGCCCCGGCGCAGCGCGCGCTGATCGAGGCGGTGCAGAAGGCGAACCCGCACACCGTCGTCGTGGTGGAGAACAGCTACCCGACGACCGGCTGGGACACGCTGTCGGTGCCCGGCATCCTGTGGACCAGCCACGCCGGGCAGGAGACCGGGCACGCGGTCGCCGACGTGCTCTTCGGCGACCAGGACCCGAGCGGGCGGCTCACCCAGACCTGGTACGCCTCCGACGCGGGGCTGCCGAGCATCCTGGACTACGACATCGCCAAGACCGGGATGACCTACCAGTACTACCGCGGGAAGCCGCTGTTCCCGTTCGGCTACGGGCTGAGCTACACCAGCTTCCGCTACGACAAGGTGCGGACTTTCGAGGCGAACGGGAAGGTGCAGGTCAGCGTCGACGTGACGAACACCGGCGCCCGCACCGGGTCCGACGTCGTCCAGCTCTACTCGAAGAACTCCGGCGTGCAGCGGCTGCGGGACTTCTCGAAGCTGACCCTGGCGCCGAAGGAGACCCGCACGGTGCGGTTCGAGGTGCCTGTCGCGGACCTGGCGTCCTGGGACGTCTCCCGGGACCGGTCCGTGGTGGCGGCGGGGGTGTACGAGTTTTCGGTGGGCCGCAACGCTTCCGAGCTCTCGGCGCCGCAGCCGGTCTACGTGCCGGGGGAGCGGGCACTGCCGCGTGACCTGAGCCGTCCGACCCAGGCTCAGAACTTCGACGACTACTCCGGCACGACGTTGACGGACACGTCGAAGGTCTCGGGTACCTCGGTCGCCGGCGTGGCCGGCAGCTGGGTGGTGTACCGCAATGTGGCGTTGAACGGCCCGGCGCGGTTCTCGGCCTCGGTCTCCGCGCCGGCGTCGTCGCACGTCACGATCCGCCTCGATTCCCCGACCGGCCGCGTGCTGGCCACGGTTCCGGTGTCTTCGACCGGCGACCGGTACGCCTACGCGAACGTGAGCGCGGCCCTGGCGAAGGCGAGCGGACGCCACGACGTGTACCTGACGTTCGACGGCCCGGTGAACCTGGCGACGTTCTCGTTGCGGTGA